The nucleotide window CTCGCTCACCTTTAGTTGGTTACCCTGCTCTCTCATGTAGTGCTCCACGAGCTGACTGAGCCTGTCCGCTGAAGACGCCAGTCCGTCTGCACTTCTAATGATTGTGTCGTAATCCCTATGGTGCGTGCTCACTAGGCTCTTGACATGTTCAAGTTGATCCTTAAGACAACTCTCCTCCTTTAGGACTTCATCCAGTATCTCGATAGACGCCTTGACGTGGTGCCTGGGACTGACTAACTTCCCCACATCGTGCAGGAGGGACGAGACCCTCAGGTAGTTAAGGTCTACAGAGTTAGTCTGCAACAGCCAGGTAAGTAGAGAGGTGAGCTGTAGATGGGACGCCAGAGAGGTGAAGTTGTAACCGGGCCTGGTATCAGCCGGGGTGTTGAGCAGGGCCTCGTAGAGTGACCTCACCTCTCTCCCGCTCATGACTTCCCTCAGTTTGCTAACCAGTTCCTTGATATTATTGCCCTCTAACTTCTTCATGACTTCCTCCAGCTCTAGGCTATCGAACTTCAGGTCTAAGTGCCTGGAGACCACGTAGGCCAGGAAACTCTCGTATACAGTCGTTATCACTTCAGACTTGCGGCTAACCTGCGCGTAGGGTGTCAGCACAGGGAGCTTATAGAGGACTGACACGAGGTCGGCGAAGATGTCCATGGCTACTCTCCCCCTGTCGGACACGTTGCTCTGTTTCTGCACCAGCTCGCAGGAGACGTCTACCAACTTCTTCAGGACGTTGACGATCAAGGGCTTGAGCTTTTCACCCTTATCTTCAGCGTCCTCCACCGTTATCTTGAAGTCAGGAAGGTTAAGCTTTCCTCTAATCGTCATGGTCGAACCTCACCCATCTGACTGCTCTCTCGTCCTTCTCCCACACTAAATCCCGTCCCTCTTCCCTGACCTCAGCCACGTAGAGGTAATTGCCCTCCTCTCCTTTAGCGCACTCCTCCAGGTACAGGTCTCTCCTCACGCAGATCCTCATTTCCAGTCCTCCTCAAAGTCTAGGGGTCTGTAAGCGTTGATGAACTTTTGAAGGGCACCCTTTACATCCGTGTTGGGCACTATCCCTTGGTTAACAAGGGAGAACTTCACCCTACCGAAGCTCTTTTTGGAGAACTTAAACCTACCCATGAGCATCACCTTGGAGTCAAGCTGGTTCCCCTTAATCCTGAAGCCAAGGCCGTACACTAACATACCTAGCTCGTAGTCCTTGAGGCCCTTGAATGTGACAGTCCCCACAAAGGTCGCGTCCTTTTTGACGCACTCGTAAGACTCACCCTCGTCTTTGACGAACTCGATGGGTACCTTCTCCTTCTCCGGGGTCAGGTCAGAGAAGGACACCTTGCTGGACAGGGACATGTTCCCCAATAGGTCACAGACTGGGCATACCTTGGTCATCTGCAATGGTTTAAACTCGTCCTTGGGCTTCCGACTGGGGTGGAATATGTTTACGTACCTGCTAGACGAGTTCGTGGAATTCCTGTCGACTATAAAGCATGAACCTGGTATGGAGAGCTCCAGCCTTGACCTCACTAAGCCCTTCATGGTCGATCCCGGTATAACTGGCCTTCCGTCGGAGTACTTGGTCATGGAGTGCACCCTCTCGGAGAAGTAGGAGGACACATCAGGCACCCCGTTCCTCAGGGCCTGTTCGAGCAACTTCTCCAAGTCCTCCCTCTTGACCTGTCCCTTGGTCTCATAGCTCACCTCCCCGCTACCTATGTGTAAGTAGTCAGAGACGACCGTGAGCTTTATCCCTAGGAACCCTTCAAGACCCTTGAAAGTCCTGGGGGTGTAGTTATTTCTCTGGATAACTGGTCTTGACACTGTCGAACGCCTCTTTAAATGGTTTCATCTGCTCGAAGAACTTGGAGCCCTCACCCTCAGCCACGGTGACCTTGATCTCCTTGTCCTCATCACCCACCTTTTCCGAGCCTACGCTGGTGAACTTCATCTTCCCGAACTGGACGAAACCGAAGCCTCTGCTCTTCTGACCCCCTACCTGCGATAGCCCCAGGTGGATCTGTTCCATGATCCTGACCAAGTACCCAATGACGTAGTTCGGGAGGTTGTTCCCGATGAGCCTAAAACTGAACTTGGACCCGGGCTCCACGAACTCGACGCTCGCGAGGGCACCCTCAGCCACTGCCCCCTCAGTCCTGCTGATGGCTATTATTGTCCTCACTCCTAGAGTGTAATGTGAGGCTACAGAGTCGGCTAACTTCACTGCCCCTATTACGCTCATGGCGCCGAAGGTCTTACAGTTGAGGCAGGTCTTCTTCCAGAACATGTCAAGGGCCCCATTAACGTTGTTTTTGATGAGCTTCTGAAATTCATCGGATAAATCTCTCTTCTCTAAGCAGTTGTCACCCCCTATCCCACTACATACTTCGAGTCCCTTGTCCCTCAGTATCCTCTCCCCAGTCGAGCGGAAGATCCCTTTCCAGGACGAGCCTGGGATTACGGGTCTCCCTTGTGGGTCCTTCAAGAGTGTGTCCCTCGCAGTGCTGGTGGGGTCGAGGTTAGCCCTTCCTACTCCTATCCTAAGGGGGGACATGGCAATGACTTCGCCGTCTATGTATACGGTCCTCTTCGCAATGTCCTTCCTGATAAAAGAGAAGTCGACCATTCAGCTCATCCCTTACTCCAGGCGGTTATCAAGTCCTGCAGGGAATACTTCTTCGCCGTGAACAGGTCAGGCGCCTTGTAGAGCGAGACGTTAGCCTCGGTCAGCTTCACTAACCCAAACCCCACGCTCCTCCTCGCTCCTAAGAATATCCCATCAGTGGAGAGGTACTTGAGAAGGAGCCTCATAGCCTCAACTGACTCCTTCTTCCACTCCTCACTCTCGTTATTGACCAGGTCCAAGTTGTATACGACCATTGTGAAGTCAAAGGCTGCCTCCGGTTCCACATAGTCAAGGGTGTAGAGGTGGCCCGGCGCCTGTCCGCCAAAGACCCTGTTAATTGAGACCATAGTCCTCTGCCCTACTCTGAAGTCCTTGGCTACAGCGTCTAGGATGAAGACCCTTGAGCCCAGGTCCTTAAACCCAAACAGGATGCAGGGTACGCAATAGGAGGTGTCGTCACATGAGGTACATGACTCCTCGTCATCGTCGATATCGCAGACCCTGGACTTCTGGTCACCCTTAGCCCTTTCATAGGCCTCTATGAAGCTCCTGAAGGCCCCCTTAATGGAGGATCCGGGGATGACCGGTCTACCATCAACCTTCATTATCGGGTTGTCAGTCGCGTCCTCTAGAGAGGCCTCTTTCCCAGAACCTACCCTGAGGGGTGTCTTATTCACTAGCTTGCCTTCCACCTTGATGATGGAGGTTATCTTGTCTAGATCGTAACAG belongs to Metallosphaera tengchongensis and includes:
- a CDS encoding RAMP superfamily CRISPR-associated protein — encoded protein: MSRPVIQRNNYTPRTFKGLEGFLGIKLTVVSDYLHIGSGEVSYETKGQVKREDLEKLLEQALRNGVPDVSSYFSERVHSMTKYSDGRPVIPGSTMKGLVRSRLELSIPGSCFIVDRNSTNSSSRYVNIFHPSRKPKDEFKPLQMTKVCPVCDLLGNMSLSSKVSFSDLTPEKEKVPIEFVKDEGESYECVKKDATFVGTVTFKGLKDYELGMLVYGLGFRIKGNQLDSKVMLMGRFKFSKKSFGRVKFSLVNQGIVPNTDVKGALQKFINAYRPLDFEEDWK
- the csx7 gene encoding type III CRISPR-associated RAMP protein Csx7 encodes the protein MVDFSFIRKDIAKRTVYIDGEVIAMSPLRIGVGRANLDPTSTARDTLLKDPQGRPVIPGSSWKGIFRSTGERILRDKGLEVCSGIGGDNCLEKRDLSDEFQKLIKNNVNGALDMFWKKTCLNCKTFGAMSVIGAVKLADSVASHYTLGVRTIIAISRTEGAVAEGALASVEFVEPGSKFSFRLIGNNLPNYVIGYLVRIMEQIHLGLSQVGGQKSRGFGFVQFGKMKFTSVGSEKVGDEDKEIKVTVAEGEGSKFFEQMKPFKEAFDSVKTSYPEK
- the csx7 gene encoding type III CRISPR-associated RAMP protein Csx7; this translates as MSCYDLDKITSIIKVEGKLVNKTPLRVGSGKEASLEDATDNPIMKVDGRPVIPGSSIKGAFRSFIEAYERAKGDQKSRVCDIDDDEESCTSCDDTSYCVPCILFGFKDLGSRVFILDAVAKDFRVGQRTMVSINRVFGGQAPGHLYTLDYVEPEAAFDFTMVVYNLDLVNNESEEWKKESVEAMRLLLKYLSTDGIFLGARRSVGFGLVKLTEANVSLYKAPDLFTAKKYSLQDLITAWSKG